From Alcaligenes faecalis, the proteins below share one genomic window:
- a CDS encoding MFS transporter, with product MTMPNHGQARSSRQYVTAGLASMMGTTIEWYDFFLYGTAAALIFNKIFFPAFDPITGTLAAFATYSVGFFARPLGGFVFGHFGDKLGRKSMLLITLFLMGIPTILIGLIPSYESIGYWAAVLLVLMRFLQGIAVGGEWGGAVLMAVEHAPEGKKGFFGSLPQTGVAPGLILSSLAMGAVASLPEEDMLSWGWRLPFLASVALLLVGWWIRAKVAESPDFEQMSKKGKQVPIPALEVLRHYPREVLLVVGGRLAEVTWFYTVVTFALAYATTTLGVERSVMLDATVWGAFAALFTMPLFGVLGDRIGFKWVFMAGTICMLAFSSTFFSMLGSLDSKTITLALVIAIGLVYAALYGPQGGLFSTQFPPEVRYSGISIAVQVSGAIGGGLAPLVATSLLAYGDGQPDYIVWYLSGLGLIAFASTWFMHGPTHFSLPALSNRKVRT from the coding sequence ATGACGATGCCTAACCATGGACAGGCGCGTTCGTCGCGCCAGTACGTTACCGCTGGCTTGGCCAGCATGATGGGAACCACCATAGAGTGGTATGACTTTTTTCTGTACGGCACCGCTGCCGCACTGATTTTCAACAAGATCTTTTTCCCCGCCTTTGACCCGATCACCGGCACGCTGGCGGCCTTTGCCACCTACTCCGTGGGCTTTTTTGCCCGTCCTTTGGGAGGATTTGTTTTCGGCCATTTTGGAGACAAGCTGGGCCGAAAATCCATGCTGCTGATCACGCTCTTTCTAATGGGGATTCCCACCATCCTGATCGGCCTGATTCCCTCGTATGAAAGCATTGGCTACTGGGCCGCTGTGCTGCTGGTTCTGATGCGTTTTCTGCAAGGCATTGCCGTGGGCGGCGAATGGGGCGGGGCCGTGCTGATGGCGGTTGAACATGCCCCGGAAGGCAAGAAAGGCTTTTTCGGCAGCTTGCCGCAAACAGGGGTTGCCCCCGGCCTGATCCTGTCTTCCCTGGCCATGGGAGCCGTCGCCAGCCTGCCCGAAGAAGACATGCTGTCCTGGGGCTGGCGTCTGCCCTTTCTGGCCAGCGTCGCCCTGCTGCTGGTGGGCTGGTGGATACGCGCCAAAGTGGCCGAGTCCCCCGACTTCGAGCAGATGAGTAAAAAGGGCAAGCAGGTTCCGATTCCCGCCCTGGAAGTCCTGCGTCATTACCCGCGTGAAGTTCTACTGGTCGTGGGAGGCCGTCTGGCCGAAGTGACCTGGTTCTACACGGTGGTGACCTTTGCCCTGGCCTACGCGACCACGACCTTGGGGGTGGAGCGCAGCGTCATGCTGGATGCCACCGTCTGGGGTGCCTTTGCGGCCCTGTTCACCATGCCGCTATTTGGCGTCCTGGGCGACAGAATCGGCTTCAAATGGGTTTTCATGGCAGGCACCATCTGCATGCTGGCGTTCTCCTCCACCTTCTTTTCCATGCTGGGCAGCCTGGACTCCAAGACCATCACCCTGGCGTTGGTGATTGCAATTGGGCTGGTCTATGCCGCGCTGTATGGCCCACAAGGTGGCCTGTTTTCCACGCAATTCCCACCTGAAGTGCGTTACAGCGGCATCTCCATTGCCGTGCAGGTATCCGGTGCCATCGGTGGCGGTCTGGCTCCCCTGGTAGCGACCTCCTTGCTGGCCTATGGCGACGGTCAACCCGACTACATCGTCTGGTACCTGAGCGGGCTGGGTCTGATTGCCTTTGCCAGTACCTGGTTCATGCACGGCCCTACGCATTTCTCCCTTCCCGCCCTATCCAACCGAAAGGTCCGCACATGA
- a CDS encoding aldolase yields the protein MDTPLRDKSYFDERATKEMATHLQQVQRDTRETMAFACRILAMTEQEAGLAGQISVRSERPGAYWTLRFGLGFDEATPEDFIEVDRDLNTLSGEGMANPATRFHLWVYEARPDVNSIIHTHSPWATVLATARQPLVISQMDMTPLHNDCAFLGEWPGVPIADQEGVIISKALGDKRAIILAHHGYLTAGKSCQEATYLSVYLERAARLQVRAQAAFGPLTPVDDTLAAEAHDYLLKPSIVNATFDYWSRQTQGIAPLTKTR from the coding sequence ATGGATACCCCACTCAGAGACAAATCCTATTTTGATGAACGCGCCACCAAAGAGATGGCCACTCATCTGCAACAAGTACAGCGCGACACCCGCGAAACCATGGCATTTGCCTGCCGCATCCTGGCCATGACCGAGCAGGAAGCCGGTCTGGCGGGCCAGATCAGCGTCCGTTCCGAGCGTCCCGGTGCGTACTGGACCCTGCGCTTTGGCCTGGGTTTTGACGAGGCCACCCCCGAAGACTTCATTGAAGTGGACCGCGACTTGAACACCCTTAGCGGCGAAGGCATGGCCAACCCGGCCACCCGCTTTCACCTGTGGGTCTACGAGGCTCGGCCTGACGTCAATTCCATCATCCACACGCACTCGCCCTGGGCCACGGTGCTGGCCACCGCCCGCCAACCCTTGGTGATTTCGCAAATGGACATGACGCCCCTGCACAATGACTGTGCATTTCTGGGCGAATGGCCTGGCGTGCCCATCGCCGATCAGGAAGGCGTCATCATTTCCAAGGCGCTGGGTGACAAGCGCGCCATTATTCTGGCCCACCACGGTTATCTGACCGCAGGCAAGAGCTGCCAGGAAGCCACCTACCTGTCGGTATATCTGGAGCGCGCCGCACGCCTGCAAGTACGCGCACAAGCGGCCTTTGGCCCGCTTACTCCTGTGGACGATACGCTGGCGGCCGAGGCGCACGACTATCTGCTCAAGCCCTCCATCGTGAACGCTACCTTTGACTACTGGTCCCGTCAGACCCAAGGCATTGCGCCCTTAACTAAAACTCGCTGA
- a CDS encoding GNAT family N-acetyltransferase codes for MVQLNAYHQPIGPPLPHWQARPQPARCVLHGKYCRLEAVNPAQHGDSLYEAYSSASDGRDWTYLSVEPFTNRAQFDQHLHTISQASNAVHYAVVEQVTGRALGTLSLMRIDPQNGCIEVGFVAWSPALKQTRMATEAHYLLMAYAIDGLGYRRYEWKCDTHNAPSQAAARRLGFRYEGIFRQAIVYKGRSRDTAWFSITDQEWPALKANFQAWLAPENFDEQGRQKHRLGQQLTVAPTGPGARRLKQMLALQAELNQLIDPDWRVAKQDYYRAIWVECAELANYLDWKWWQHSECNLPQLQLELIDILHFGLCDVLRAKDDLCEQEAATALDQLQHAPAIASDSAAIMSALERFTLRVLETRQFDFSGFARLASLCGLTLDTLYHSYAGKNALNRLRQLRGYQHGHYHKQWGGQQDNEHLALLQSRLPTEQDNYPELILHALQDSYDTFFSGGTPARNGAAVPPPLSSR; via the coding sequence ATGGTTCAGCTGAACGCGTATCACCAGCCTATTGGCCCCCCGCTCCCTCATTGGCAAGCCCGTCCGCAGCCAGCACGCTGCGTTCTGCACGGCAAATACTGCCGTCTGGAAGCGGTGAACCCGGCGCAACATGGCGACAGCCTGTACGAGGCCTACAGCAGCGCCAGCGATGGCCGCGACTGGACCTATTTGTCTGTAGAACCCTTTACCAACCGCGCGCAGTTCGATCAGCACCTGCACACCATCAGCCAGGCCAGCAATGCCGTGCACTACGCCGTCGTGGAGCAAGTCACAGGGCGCGCACTGGGCACCTTGTCTCTAATGCGTATCGACCCGCAAAACGGCTGTATTGAAGTGGGTTTTGTCGCCTGGTCACCCGCCCTGAAACAAACTCGCATGGCCACCGAAGCCCACTACCTGTTGATGGCTTATGCGATTGATGGCCTGGGCTACCGCCGCTACGAATGGAAGTGCGACACACACAATGCTCCTTCACAAGCGGCTGCACGACGACTGGGCTTTCGCTACGAAGGTATTTTCCGTCAGGCAATTGTGTACAAGGGCCGCTCGCGCGACACAGCCTGGTTCTCCATTACCGATCAGGAATGGCCTGCCCTGAAAGCGAATTTCCAGGCCTGGCTGGCACCCGAGAATTTTGATGAGCAAGGCCGTCAAAAACACCGTTTGGGGCAACAACTCACTGTCGCTCCGACTGGCCCGGGGGCCCGCCGCCTGAAACAAATGCTGGCTCTGCAAGCCGAACTGAACCAACTGATTGATCCTGACTGGAGGGTCGCCAAGCAGGACTACTACCGGGCGATCTGGGTGGAATGTGCAGAGCTGGCCAATTACCTGGATTGGAAGTGGTGGCAGCATAGTGAATGCAATCTGCCGCAGCTCCAGCTGGAGTTGATCGACATCCTGCATTTTGGCCTGTGCGATGTCCTGCGTGCCAAGGATGATCTGTGCGAGCAAGAGGCCGCCACCGCGCTGGATCAGCTCCAGCACGCACCAGCCATCGCCAGCGACTCGGCGGCCATCATGTCGGCTCTGGAACGCTTTACCTTGCGTGTCCTGGAGACGCGCCAGTTTGATTTCAGCGGCTTTGCCCGACTGGCCAGCCTTTGCGGCTTGACCCTGGATACGCTCTACCACTCCTACGCTGGCAAGAACGCCTTGAACCGCTTGCGTCAACTGCGTGGCTATCAGCATGGTCACTATCACAAGCAATGGGGCGGTCAGCAGGACAACGAGCATCTGGCGTTGCTGCAATCGCGTCTGCCCACCGAGCAAGACAACTATCCCGAATTGATCCTGCATGCCTTGCAAGACAGCTACGACACGTTTTTTTCGGGAGGCACACCAGCCCGCAACGGTGCCGCCGTACCGCCTCCCCTTTCTTCACGTTGA
- a CDS encoding YncE family protein: MIASRPASLKMIVASVMGALLLSACQTAPQSQQAGQTSSFNATAPQAQVTFRQDTIDGAYEILAAKDSKQLFVAATPLFEDRAAGFLHVLDQDTLRESQLIQLPRRAFALGLNQKTHTLYVGNTLDGSLLAINSLNGTVKQLIQLGQKEDKGGWEHTRKVVIDEQDNRIFVTNPSEGGRVWIVDGAEGRILHNIDNVGLWPAGAAYDANTKRLFVGHGGKDEIAVINPATGAIEQRFTTGDAKSDKREDSRHFFVNITLSADGKKLFGADANTGKIYVFDTTSGKVENTAEVGLGLLDIVYNDARKELIATNRGVDRETPAGTGSVTILDANTLAVKHRISAPVHPNSVTLSADGQTAFVTIKIPHGDKSPHYLKGAKDSVLRLNLNQL, encoded by the coding sequence ATGATTGCGTCCCGCCCTGCCTCTTTAAAAATGATTGTTGCCTCCGTAATGGGTGCCTTGCTGCTCAGTGCATGCCAGACCGCGCCGCAATCGCAACAAGCGGGCCAAACATCGTCCTTTAACGCGACTGCCCCTCAGGCACAGGTCACCTTCCGTCAGGACACCATTGATGGTGCCTACGAAATTCTGGCCGCCAAGGACAGCAAGCAGTTGTTTGTTGCCGCCACGCCCTTGTTCGAAGACCGTGCTGCTGGCTTCCTGCACGTTCTGGACCAGGACACCCTGCGTGAATCGCAACTGATCCAATTACCGCGCCGTGCCTTCGCGCTGGGCCTGAACCAGAAAACTCACACTCTGTACGTGGGCAACACCCTGGACGGCTCGCTGCTGGCAATCAACAGCCTGAACGGCACCGTCAAGCAACTGATCCAACTGGGTCAGAAAGAAGACAAGGGCGGCTGGGAACACACCCGTAAAGTCGTGATTGACGAGCAGGACAACCGCATCTTCGTGACCAACCCCTCTGAAGGTGGCCGCGTATGGATTGTGGACGGTGCCGAAGGCCGCATCCTGCATAACATCGATAACGTAGGCCTGTGGCCTGCTGGCGCTGCCTACGATGCCAACACCAAGCGCCTGTTCGTGGGCCACGGTGGCAAGGACGAAATTGCTGTCATCAACCCGGCCACAGGCGCTATCGAACAGCGTTTCACCACTGGCGATGCAAAAAGCGACAAGCGTGAAGACTCCCGCCACTTCTTCGTGAACATCACGCTGAGCGCCGATGGCAAGAAACTGTTTGGTGCTGACGCCAACACCGGCAAGATCTACGTGTTCGACACCACCTCCGGAAAAGTGGAAAACACCGCTGAAGTCGGTCTGGGTCTGCTGGATATCGTGTACAACGACGCTCGTAAAGAACTGATCGCCACCAACCGTGGCGTGGATCGTGAAACGCCTGCCGGCACCGGCTCGGTCACCATTCTGGATGCCAATACCCTGGCCGTGAAACACCGCATCAGCGCCCCTGTGCACCCCAACAGCGTGACTCTGAGCGCTGACGGCCAGACCGCTTTTGTCACCATCAAGATTCCTCATGGCGACAAGAGCCCGCACTACCTGAAAGGTGCCAAAGACAGCGTTCTGCGTCTGAACCTGAATCAGCTCTAA
- a CDS encoding nucleoside deaminase — translation MNDKHYLLRSIQIAEENVARGGQPFGAVLVRDGQVLAEGVNETYIAHDPTAHAEIQALRTASQNVKSSSHAGSTMYASGIPCPMCMAAMIASGVERVVYCADDEEGEPFGWSTESFYKKMQQDFGKQGVKMEHLPLPEKRKVYEAWQARFGNGSKQD, via the coding sequence ATGAACGATAAACACTATCTGCTGCGCTCCATCCAGATCGCCGAAGAGAATGTCGCCCGCGGCGGCCAGCCCTTTGGCGCAGTGCTGGTGCGCGATGGTCAAGTTCTGGCCGAAGGGGTTAATGAGACCTACATTGCCCATGACCCCACCGCGCACGCTGAGATCCAGGCGCTGCGTACTGCCAGCCAGAACGTGAAAAGCAGCAGCCATGCAGGCAGCACCATGTATGCCAGCGGCATCCCCTGCCCCATGTGCATGGCCGCCATGATCGCCTCGGGCGTGGAGCGCGTGGTGTATTGCGCCGACGATGAGGAAGGCGAGCCCTTTGGCTGGTCTACCGAATCCTTCTACAAAAAAATGCAGCAGGACTTTGGCAAGCAGGGCGTGAAAATGGAGCACCTGCCCTTGCCGGAAAAACGCAAAGTGTATGAAGCCTGGCAAGCCCGATTTGGAAACGGCTCCAAGCAGGACTAA
- a CDS encoding bifunctional allantoicase/(S)-ureidoglycine aminohydrolase, producing the protein MSKVNYYAPPGGHPPQTQLLTDRAMFTEAYAVLPKGVLQDIVTSFLPGWENTRLWVLARPLSGFAETFSQYIMEVGPQGGSNNPESDPEAEGVIFVVKGQLELVLEGTKHIMEEGGYAFIPPSTNWTLHNRTGELANFHWIRKRYQRVEGLDAPEAFVTNEKDVKPGVMPDTEGRWSTTRFTDMSDLRHDMHVNIVNFEPGGVIPFAETHVMEHGLYVLEGKAVYRLNQDWVEVEAGDFMWLRAFCPQACYAGGPSRFRYLLYKDVNRHANLTIGGNR; encoded by the coding sequence ATGTCCAAAGTCAATTACTACGCCCCTCCCGGTGGCCACCCTCCTCAGACTCAATTGCTGACGGATCGCGCCATGTTCACCGAGGCCTATGCCGTGCTGCCCAAAGGCGTGCTGCAAGACATCGTGACCAGCTTCCTGCCCGGTTGGGAAAATACCCGTCTGTGGGTATTGGCACGTCCTCTGTCCGGCTTTGCCGAGACCTTCTCCCAATACATCATGGAAGTTGGCCCTCAGGGTGGCAGCAACAATCCTGAGTCCGATCCTGAAGCCGAAGGCGTGATTTTTGTCGTCAAGGGCCAGCTGGAACTGGTTCTGGAAGGCACCAAGCACATCATGGAAGAAGGCGGCTATGCCTTCATTCCTCCTTCCACCAACTGGACCTTGCACAACCGCACGGGCGAGCTGGCCAACTTCCACTGGATCCGCAAGCGCTACCAGCGCGTGGAAGGCCTGGATGCACCAGAAGCCTTTGTGACCAACGAAAAAGACGTGAAACCTGGCGTCATGCCTGACACCGAAGGCCGTTGGAGCACCACCCGTTTCACCGACATGTCCGACCTGCGTCACGACATGCACGTGAACATCGTGAACTTTGAACCCGGTGGCGTGATCCCCTTCGCTGAAACGCACGTGATGGAACACGGTCTGTACGTTCTGGAAGGTAAAGCCGTTTACCGCCTGAACCAGGACTGGGTTGAAGTGGAAGCCGGTGACTTCATGTGGCTGCGCGCCTTCTGCCCACAGGCTTGTTACGCGGGCGGTCCTAGCCGTTTCCGCTACTTGCTGTACAAAGACGTAAACCGTCATGCAAACCTGACCATTGGCGGCAATCGCTAA
- a CDS encoding LysR family transcriptional regulator, whose translation MDHQLSSSPSLNRPLYDLDLLLALLTVVDCGSFTAAATRLHSTQSTISQKVRRLEELAGLRLLDRASRGVSTTEAGQTLLGYARQMLALNHQLSEALSGSLVTISVRLGVPEDFTNGQTMRALAGFNRRFPQVRLEVSSGLSSDLLAAYDQGELDLVLVKQRHNAREAVACLPEQTAWVDSATDPVFHLDPIPLVTFPRRGVYREEIISAVESLGRRWRISFTSSSLSGIQGAVADGMGISLLPRRAVRADHIELGQAQGLPRIDAFELAILHRPHANDMVTALSRVLVEMLAPESERRA comes from the coding sequence ATGGACCATCAACTATCAAGCAGTCCCAGCCTGAATCGGCCTTTGTACGACCTGGACCTGCTGCTGGCCTTGTTGACGGTGGTCGATTGCGGCAGCTTCACGGCGGCCGCCACACGTTTGCATTCCACGCAGTCCACGATCAGCCAGAAAGTACGACGCCTGGAAGAGTTGGCCGGGCTGCGTTTGCTGGACCGGGCCAGCCGGGGAGTCAGTACAACCGAGGCGGGCCAGACCCTGTTAGGTTATGCCCGTCAGATGCTGGCTCTGAATCATCAGTTGTCAGAAGCCTTGTCCGGGTCCTTGGTCACCATCTCGGTACGCCTGGGTGTGCCAGAGGACTTTACCAACGGCCAGACCATGCGGGCCTTGGCGGGTTTCAATCGCCGTTTTCCGCAGGTTCGGCTGGAGGTCAGTAGCGGTTTGAGCAGCGATTTGCTGGCTGCCTACGATCAGGGCGAGCTGGATCTTGTGCTGGTCAAACAGCGTCACAATGCCCGTGAAGCGGTTGCCTGCTTACCCGAGCAGACCGCCTGGGTGGATAGTGCGACTGATCCAGTTTTTCATCTGGACCCTATCCCGTTGGTGACCTTCCCGCGCCGTGGCGTTTATCGAGAGGAAATCATCAGCGCAGTGGAGTCCTTGGGGCGACGTTGGCGTATCAGTTTTACCAGCTCCAGTTTGAGCGGTATTCAGGGGGCGGTGGCAGACGGGATGGGGATCAGCTTGCTGCCACGACGTGCGGTGCGGGCTGATCATATTGAACTGGGGCAAGCACAAGGCCTGCCCCGTATTGATGCTTTCGAACTGGCGATCTTGCATCGGCCTCATGCTAATGACATGGTGACGGCCTTGTCTCGTGTGCTGGTGGAGATGCTGGCTCCGGAGAGTGAACGCCGCGCTTGA
- a CDS encoding cation diffusion facilitator family transporter, which translates to MENIPPSDLDRHRGAQRTTWVSVTVNIGLSMLQIVVGLFAHSQALIADAIHSLSDLLSDFVVLIANRHSRRGPDADHPYGHLRYETAATLAIGGLLLAVGAGMLWNAVSALRDPSSIEAVHPIALAIAFIALCSKELLFRYMLRVAKRLRSTMLVANAWHARSDAASSLVVSVGVMANLAGLPLGDPLAASVVGLMILRMGWKFSIGAFHDLTDKAVDQETEERIAKLLRETPGVEGIHQLRTRKLGDMIWVEVDLEMDGTLSIAQGHEIAVAARERVMAQEPVLDVMTHFDPVTPKR; encoded by the coding sequence ATGGAAAATATCCCCCCCTCAGATCTGGACCGGCACCGTGGTGCCCAACGCACCACCTGGGTCAGTGTCACGGTCAATATCGGTTTGAGCATGCTGCAAATTGTGGTGGGGCTGTTTGCCCACTCGCAGGCGCTGATTGCTGACGCCATCCACTCCCTGTCCGACCTGCTATCGGACTTTGTGGTGCTGATTGCCAACCGCCATAGCCGCCGAGGGCCGGACGCCGATCATCCCTATGGCCATTTGCGCTACGAAACGGCGGCCACCTTGGCCATTGGCGGCCTTTTACTGGCTGTAGGTGCAGGCATGTTGTGGAACGCTGTCTCTGCCCTGCGTGATCCCAGCAGTATTGAAGCCGTACACCCTATTGCCCTGGCCATTGCCTTCATCGCGCTCTGTAGCAAGGAACTCCTGTTTCGCTACATGCTGCGCGTAGCAAAACGTCTGCGCTCGACCATGCTGGTAGCCAATGCCTGGCATGCGCGCTCGGACGCAGCTTCCTCCTTGGTTGTCAGTGTCGGGGTGATGGCCAACCTGGCAGGCTTGCCGCTGGGTGATCCCCTGGCCGCCAGTGTGGTGGGCTTGATGATCCTGCGCATGGGCTGGAAGTTCTCCATCGGCGCCTTTCACGACCTGACCGACAAGGCCGTCGACCAGGAGACCGAAGAGCGTATTGCCAAGCTTTTACGCGAAACGCCTGGCGTGGAAGGCATACACCAACTGCGCACCCGCAAGCTGGGCGACATGATCTGGGTAGAGGTGGACCTGGAAATGGATGGCACCCTGAGCATCGCCCAAGGGCACGAGATTGCTGTAGCGGCCCGGGAGCGTGTCATGGCTCAAGAGCCGGTGCTGGATGTGATGACGCACTTTGATCCAGTCACACCCAAGCGCTAG